The following are encoded in a window of Amycolatopsis lexingtonensis genomic DNA:
- a CDS encoding LacI family DNA-binding transcriptional regulator, translating into MKRPTITDIAREAGVSKGAVSYALNGRPGVSEATRQRITEIARRLGWSPSTTARALAGGRTGAIGLVLDRAPDVLGVEPFLVALLEGVERELGPVSLLLPVRGLGQRRVDGLLLAGPRCPAPGVPAVRLGGPPGPPGVPSVWVDDAAAAGEVLGYLAALGHRRVVRIAGPAVFADPAARADAFTAAAARMGFLEVGTADAGSVEAGAGVAHRVLAVPRPPTALVCDTDVLAVAALAAARELGLAVPGDVSVVSWDDSPLCRLVRPALTAVRRPLAELGALAAVVLRELLVGEEAADVCAPRPTLVTRGSTGPARG; encoded by the coding sequence GTGAAGCGGCCGACGATCACGGACATCGCGCGGGAAGCGGGGGTGTCGAAGGGTGCCGTCTCGTACGCGCTCAACGGCCGCCCCGGCGTCTCCGAAGCGACCCGGCAGCGGATCACCGAGATCGCCCGCCGCCTCGGCTGGTCGCCGAGCACCACCGCGCGGGCACTGGCCGGCGGCCGGACGGGGGCGATCGGCCTGGTCCTGGACCGGGCCCCGGACGTGCTCGGCGTCGAGCCGTTCCTGGTGGCGCTGCTGGAAGGCGTCGAGCGCGAGCTCGGGCCGGTGTCGCTGCTGCTGCCCGTCCGCGGGCTGGGGCAGCGCCGGGTGGACGGGCTGCTGCTCGCCGGCCCGCGGTGCCCGGCGCCCGGCGTGCCCGCGGTGCGGCTGGGCGGGCCACCCGGGCCACCGGGCGTCCCTTCGGTGTGGGTGGACGACGCCGCGGCGGCCGGCGAGGTGCTCGGCTACCTGGCCGCGCTCGGGCACCGCCGGGTGGTCCGGATCGCGGGCCCGGCGGTGTTCGCCGACCCGGCGGCGCGCGCGGACGCGTTCACCGCGGCGGCGGCCCGCATGGGCTTCCTGGAGGTGGGCACGGCCGACGCGGGCAGCGTGGAGGCGGGTGCCGGGGTGGCCCACCGCGTGCTGGCGGTGCCGCGGCCGCCGACGGCGCTGGTGTGCGACACGGACGTGCTGGCGGTCGCCGCCCTGGCCGCGGCCCGTGAGCTGGGCCTGGCGGTGCCGGGCGACGTTTCGGTGGTGTCGTGGGACGACTCGCCGCTGTGCCGGCTGGTCCGCCCGGCGCTCACGGCGGTCCGGCGGCCCTTGGCGGAGCTGGGCGCCCTCGCGGCGGTCGTTCTGCGGGAGCTGCTGGTGGGCGAGGAAGCGGCGGACGTGTGCGCGCCGCGGCCGACACTGGTGACGCGGGGGAGCACCGGACCCGCCCGCGGGTGA
- a CDS encoding glycoside hydrolase family 48 protein, giving the protein MRSSPRWRRLRRSRGLALVTATVAAAAALVAPPPALGADVACSVTYTTNDWDTGFTANVSLRNDGSPLDSWKVGWTFLDGQKVQQGWSATFAQSGAAVTATNLSYNGHLDTGASTSFGFNGSKGSANRPPTDFSVNGTACTGANKAPTVTLTSPTASGTYYAPASIPLAATAADSDGTVSKVEFYAGDTLLATDTAAPFEGSWGNVPAGTYSITAKAYDNKGASTSSTPVSVKVLSGPTIVATPATAQVKQGGTTTFAVSLAGAPTAPVTVTVARTAGSTDLSATPTSLSFSTTDWNTPQNVTVKSADNGGDLGSATFTASSSGYTAATVTVNEISSSTSDYQLAFLTQYNKIKDPNNGYFRKFGNILVPYHSIETLIVEAPDHGHETTSEAFSYYLWLEASYGRITGDWAPFNQAWTSIETYAIPSATDQPGNSGYNASKPATYAAEYPSPKQYPSQLQSGVSVGADPIAAELKAAYGSADVYGMHWLLDVDNIYKFGHCEDGTNTAPAFINTFQRGSQESVWETVTQPSCDILKFGGKNGYLDLFTGDSSYAKQWKYTDAPDADARAVQVAFQAEKWAAAQGKSADVSAVVKKASKMGDYLRYSLFDKYFKKIGNCVGASTCAAGTGKDSEHYLVSWYYAWGGSMDSASAWAWRIGDGAAHQGYQNPLAAYALSADPGLKVTSATGASDWATSLGRQLEFLQWLQSSEGGLAGGATNSWEGQYGTPPSGTPTFYGMFYDQQPVWHDPPSNQWFGFQTWGMERIAEYYQATGDARAKKILDKWVPWAIANTTVGAGGSFQIPADLTWSGAPDTWNATSPGSNTSLHVTVKNFSQDVGVAASLAKTLLYYASGSSNAQAKTVGEQLLTALSANTDTKGIAVPETRTDYNRFDDTYNATTDQGLYVPTGWTGTMPNGDAISSSSTFLSIRSFYKSDPQWPKVQSYLDGGAAPTFTYHRFWAQSEIATAFAAHVALFG; this is encoded by the coding sequence ATGCGTTCCTCTCCCCGATGGCGCAGATTGCGCCGGTCGCGCGGCCTGGCCCTGGTCACGGCCACGGTCGCGGCCGCCGCCGCGCTGGTCGCACCACCCCCGGCGCTCGGCGCCGATGTCGCCTGTTCCGTCACCTACACCACCAACGACTGGGACACCGGGTTCACCGCCAACGTCTCGCTGCGCAACGACGGCTCGCCGCTCGACAGCTGGAAGGTCGGCTGGACCTTCCTCGACGGCCAGAAGGTCCAGCAAGGCTGGAGCGCCACCTTCGCCCAGTCCGGCGCCGCGGTCACCGCGACGAACCTCTCCTACAACGGCCACCTCGACACCGGGGCGAGCACCAGCTTCGGCTTCAACGGGTCGAAGGGCTCCGCCAACCGGCCACCGACCGACTTCTCCGTCAACGGCACGGCGTGCACGGGTGCCAACAAGGCGCCGACGGTCACCCTGACCTCGCCCACCGCGAGCGGCACCTACTACGCACCCGCGTCGATCCCGCTCGCCGCGACCGCCGCGGACAGCGACGGCACCGTGAGCAAGGTCGAGTTCTACGCCGGGGACACGCTGCTGGCCACCGACACGGCCGCGCCGTTCGAAGGCAGCTGGGGCAACGTCCCGGCCGGGACCTACTCGATCACGGCCAAGGCCTACGACAACAAGGGCGCGAGCACGTCGTCCACCCCGGTCAGCGTGAAGGTCCTCTCCGGACCCACGATCGTCGCCACCCCGGCGACCGCGCAGGTCAAGCAGGGCGGCACGACGACGTTCGCGGTCAGCCTCGCCGGGGCGCCCACCGCGCCGGTCACGGTCACCGTCGCGCGGACCGCGGGCAGCACCGACCTCTCTGCGACGCCGACGAGCCTCAGCTTCTCGACGACGGACTGGAACACGCCGCAGAACGTCACGGTGAAGAGCGCCGACAACGGGGGAGATCTGGGCAGCGCGACCTTCACCGCGAGCAGCAGCGGCTACACCGCCGCGACGGTGACGGTCAACGAGATCTCGTCGTCCACTTCGGACTACCAGCTCGCGTTCCTCACGCAGTACAACAAGATCAAGGACCCGAACAACGGCTACTTCCGCAAGTTCGGGAACATCCTGGTGCCCTACCACTCGATCGAGACGCTGATCGTCGAGGCACCGGACCACGGGCACGAGACGACGTCGGAGGCGTTCAGCTACTACCTGTGGCTGGAAGCGTCCTACGGCCGGATCACCGGTGACTGGGCCCCGTTCAACCAGGCCTGGACGTCGATCGAGACCTACGCGATCCCGTCCGCGACCGACCAGCCCGGCAACTCCGGCTACAACGCGAGCAAGCCGGCGACCTACGCGGCCGAGTACCCGAGCCCGAAGCAGTACCCGTCGCAGCTGCAGTCCGGCGTCTCCGTCGGGGCCGACCCGATCGCGGCCGAGCTCAAGGCGGCCTACGGCTCGGCGGACGTCTACGGCATGCACTGGCTGCTCGACGTCGACAACATCTACAAGTTCGGCCACTGCGAGGACGGCACGAACACCGCGCCCGCGTTCATCAACACCTTCCAGCGCGGGTCGCAGGAGTCGGTCTGGGAGACGGTCACCCAGCCCAGCTGCGACATCCTGAAGTTCGGCGGCAAGAACGGTTACCTCGACCTGTTCACCGGCGACTCGTCGTACGCGAAGCAGTGGAAGTACACCGACGCGCCCGACGCGGACGCCCGCGCCGTGCAGGTGGCCTTCCAGGCCGAGAAGTGGGCGGCGGCGCAGGGCAAGAGCGCCGACGTCTCCGCGGTCGTGAAGAAGGCGTCGAAGATGGGCGACTACCTCCGGTACTCGCTGTTCGACAAGTACTTCAAGAAGATCGGCAACTGCGTCGGCGCGTCCACCTGCGCCGCGGGCACCGGCAAGGACAGCGAGCACTACCTGGTCTCCTGGTACTACGCCTGGGGCGGGTCGATGGACTCGGCCAGCGCGTGGGCCTGGCGCATCGGTGACGGTGCGGCCCACCAGGGCTACCAGAACCCGCTGGCCGCGTACGCGCTGTCGGCCGACCCGGGGCTGAAGGTCACCTCGGCGACCGGCGCGAGCGACTGGGCGACCAGCCTCGGCCGGCAGCTGGAGTTCCTGCAGTGGCTGCAGTCGTCCGAAGGCGGGCTCGCCGGCGGCGCGACCAACAGCTGGGAAGGCCAGTACGGCACCCCGCCGTCCGGCACGCCGACGTTCTACGGGATGTTCTACGACCAGCAGCCGGTCTGGCACGACCCGCCGAGCAACCAGTGGTTCGGCTTCCAGACGTGGGGCATGGAGCGGATCGCCGAGTACTACCAGGCGACCGGCGACGCGCGCGCCAAGAAGATCCTCGACAAGTGGGTCCCCTGGGCGATCGCGAACACCACGGTCGGCGCCGGCGGGAGCTTCCAGATCCCGGCCGACCTGACCTGGAGCGGCGCTCCGGACACCTGGAACGCCACCAGCCCGGGCTCGAACACGAGCCTGCACGTCACGGTGAAGAACTTCAGCCAGGACGTCGGGGTCGCGGCCTCGCTGGCCAAGACGCTGCTCTACTACGCGTCGGGGTCGAGCAACGCCCAGGCCAAGACCGTCGGGGAGCAGCTGCTCACGGCGCTCTCGGCGAACACCGACACCAAGGGCATCGCGGTGCCGGAGACCCGGACGGACTACAACCGGTTCGACGACACCTACAACGCCACCACGGACCAGGGGCTGTACGTGCCCACCGGGTGGACCGGCACGATGCCGAACGGCGACGCGATCAGCTCCAGCTCGACGTTCCTGTCGATCCGCTCCTTCTACAAGAGCGACCCGCAGTGGCCGAAGGTCCAGTCCTACCTGGACGGTGGCGCCGCGCCGACGTTCACCTACCACCGGTTCTGGGCGCAGTCGGAGATCGCCACGGCGTTCGCCGCGCACGTCGCCCTGTTCGGCTGA
- a CDS encoding ABC transporter substrate-binding protein gives MKQIRRRLAAAVAFVLLVLTAGCGPATPEKITLTLATFGQFGYEDLIPGYEFTHPGLTVRQVRTEQGGPYHQDLLAKLQNGGELADIQAVEEGHLADVLAQAGKFTDLAKAGPADVRPGRWLEWKYEAGRSKDGKLVGYGTDIGPLAMCYRKDLLEAAGLPTDPGSVKTMFASWDSYFQAGERYVKRSKGKAWFDSAAQNFNAMVNQLPTGYLDHDDHSTLDTNTALRDAWNQVTTAVKQGQSAGLTAFADDGNNGLRTGAFATKVCPSWMLGVIEQQAGLANAGKWAITDAFPNGGGNWGGSYLTVPASSPHQKEAAALAAWLTAPEQQLHAFRVSGNFPSQVEAFTSPDLLSEMNGYFGGALSGQVFVAQAQKVGKPQYKGPGDGKIQETVIAPALKSVEQGADPAAVWEQVLIGVHRVVP, from the coding sequence ATGAAGCAGATCCGAAGACGGCTGGCCGCGGCCGTCGCATTTGTCTTGCTGGTCCTGACCGCGGGCTGCGGTCCGGCCACGCCCGAAAAGATCACGCTGACACTGGCGACGTTCGGGCAGTTCGGCTACGAGGACCTGATCCCCGGCTACGAATTCACCCACCCCGGGCTCACGGTGCGGCAGGTCCGCACCGAGCAGGGCGGCCCCTACCACCAGGACCTGCTGGCCAAGCTGCAGAACGGCGGGGAGCTCGCCGACATCCAGGCCGTTGAGGAGGGGCACCTCGCCGACGTGCTCGCGCAGGCGGGGAAGTTCACCGACCTGGCCAAGGCCGGCCCCGCCGACGTCCGGCCCGGCCGGTGGCTGGAGTGGAAGTACGAAGCGGGCCGCAGCAAGGACGGCAAGCTCGTCGGATACGGCACCGACATCGGCCCGCTCGCCATGTGCTACCGCAAGGACCTGCTCGAAGCGGCCGGCCTGCCGACCGATCCCGGTTCGGTGAAGACGATGTTCGCGTCCTGGGACAGCTATTTCCAGGCCGGCGAGCGGTACGTCAAGCGCTCCAAGGGCAAGGCGTGGTTCGACTCCGCGGCGCAGAACTTCAACGCCATGGTCAACCAGCTCCCGACCGGCTACCTGGACCACGACGACCACTCCACCCTGGACACGAACACCGCGCTGCGCGACGCCTGGAACCAGGTCACCACGGCGGTGAAGCAGGGCCAGTCGGCGGGGCTCACCGCGTTCGCCGACGACGGGAACAACGGCCTGCGCACCGGCGCCTTCGCGACGAAGGTCTGTCCTTCCTGGATGCTCGGCGTCATCGAGCAGCAAGCGGGCCTCGCCAACGCGGGCAAGTGGGCGATCACCGACGCGTTCCCGAACGGCGGCGGCAACTGGGGTGGCTCGTACCTGACCGTCCCCGCCTCGAGCCCGCACCAGAAGGAGGCCGCCGCGCTCGCCGCCTGGCTGACCGCGCCCGAGCAGCAGCTGCACGCGTTCCGGGTGAGCGGGAACTTCCCGAGCCAGGTCGAGGCCTTCACCTCCCCCGACCTGCTGAGCGAGATGAACGGCTACTTCGGCGGCGCGCTGAGCGGCCAGGTCTTCGTCGCCCAGGCGCAGAAAGTCGGGAAACCGCAGTACAAGGGCCCTGGCGACGGCAAGATCCAGGAGACGGTGATCGCACCCGCGCTCAAGTCCGTCGAGCAGGGCGCCGACCCGGCCGCGGTCTGGGAGCAGGTGCTGATCGGGGTGCACCGGGTCGTGCCCTGA
- a CDS encoding cellulase family glycosylhydrolase, which yields MKRLLSLVVAALVGGAVLTASPATAASAASGTGTGYWHANGSQLVDATGTPVRMTGINWFGAETGNYSPHGLWSRNYKDMLDQMAGLGYNTLRLPYSNQLFDSGSKPTSIDAVQNPDLQGLSGLQVLDKIIAYAGTKGMRVILDQHRPDSGAQSPLWYTSAYPESRWLSDWTMLAQHYKGNTTVIGADLHNEPHSIQGGGGACWGCGDTATDWRLAAERGGNAVLAANPDWLVIVEGVDCVSGTGDPQCGWWGGNLSGAQQFPVRLSKPDKLVYSAHEYATSVFAQPWFSDPSFPANLPALWDHFFGYLQKQNIAPVLLGEFGTTLADPRDKTWLQELMKYAGTGTSGMSFTYWSWNPNSGDTGGILNDDWTTVNQAKQAILQPYLIPPVGSGGGTTDPPPAVSCAVTYHVDNTWQGGFVASVTLKNTGTSPLKTWALGWTEPSGVQITGGWGATVTQSGQQATAKAPTWAPDLAGGASTSIGFQATGASTGSPSGFAVGATACTT from the coding sequence ATGAAGCGACTGCTCTCCTTGGTGGTCGCCGCACTGGTCGGGGGCGCCGTTCTCACGGCGTCCCCGGCCACCGCGGCCTCCGCCGCTTCCGGGACCGGGACGGGTTACTGGCACGCCAACGGTTCCCAGCTCGTCGACGCGACCGGGACCCCGGTCCGGATGACCGGGATCAACTGGTTCGGCGCGGAGACCGGCAACTACTCGCCGCACGGTCTGTGGAGCCGCAACTACAAGGACATGCTCGACCAGATGGCGGGCCTCGGCTACAACACGCTGCGGCTGCCGTACTCCAACCAGCTGTTCGACAGCGGGTCGAAACCCACCAGCATCGACGCCGTCCAGAACCCGGACCTGCAGGGGCTGTCCGGGCTGCAGGTGCTCGACAAGATCATCGCCTACGCCGGGACCAAGGGCATGCGCGTGATCCTCGACCAGCACCGGCCGGACTCCGGTGCGCAGTCCCCGCTCTGGTACACCAGCGCGTACCCGGAAAGCCGGTGGCTGTCGGACTGGACGATGCTCGCCCAGCACTACAAGGGCAACACCACGGTGATCGGCGCCGACCTGCACAACGAACCGCACTCGATCCAGGGTGGCGGGGGAGCGTGCTGGGGCTGCGGTGACACCGCGACCGACTGGCGCCTGGCCGCCGAACGCGGTGGCAACGCCGTGCTCGCGGCCAACCCGGACTGGCTGGTCATCGTCGAGGGCGTGGACTGCGTCAGCGGCACCGGCGACCCGCAGTGCGGCTGGTGGGGCGGAAACCTCTCCGGGGCACAGCAGTTCCCGGTGCGGCTGTCCAAACCGGACAAGCTCGTCTACTCGGCGCACGAGTACGCGACTTCGGTGTTCGCCCAGCCGTGGTTCTCCGACCCGTCCTTCCCGGCGAACCTGCCGGCGCTGTGGGACCACTTCTTCGGCTACCTGCAGAAGCAGAACATCGCGCCGGTGCTGCTCGGCGAGTTCGGCACCACCCTCGCCGACCCGCGCGACAAGACGTGGCTGCAGGAACTGATGAAGTACGCCGGCACCGGGACCTCCGGGATGAGCTTCACGTACTGGTCGTGGAACCCCAACTCCGGGGACACCGGCGGCATCCTCAACGACGACTGGACGACGGTCAACCAGGCCAAGCAGGCGATCCTGCAGCCCTACCTCATCCCGCCCGTGGGCTCGGGCGGCGGGACGACCGATCCGCCACCCGCGGTGAGCTGCGCGGTCACCTACCACGTCGACAACACGTGGCAGGGCGGCTTCGTCGCCTCGGTGACCCTCAAGAACACCGGGACGTCGCCGTTGAAGACCTGGGCGCTCGGCTGGACCGAGCCTTCGGGAGTGCAGATCACCGGCGGCTGGGGCGCCACCGTCACCCAATCCGGGCAGCAAGCGACCGCGAAGGCGCCGACCTGGGCGCCCGACCTGGCCGGCGGCGCCTCGACGTCGATCGGCTTCCAGGCGACCGGCGCCTCGACCGGCTCGCCGAGCGGCTTCGCCGTCGGCGCGACCGCCTGCACCACCTGA
- a CDS encoding glycoside hydrolase family 6 protein, giving the protein MRSEFWSPKRKVRLAAASSVTAAAVVAGLLVAGGSPATAATGCKVTYTVNQWDTGFTANLAVTNLGDALTSWDVQWDFAGNQQVQQGWSATFSQSGKHVSAKNPSWGGALGSNATASFGFNGSYSGTNAVPATFTLNGVVCDGTTGGPSTTPTTPTTPTTPTTPTTPTGPTTTPQPGTHVDNPYSGAKGYVNPDWSSEVSAAAAAKGGTLGTQMAKVANTSTAVWLDRIAAIEGTSSARGLRGHLDAALSQASGGTPVTIQIVVYDLPNRDCAALASNGELQAGTDGLARYKSEYIDPIASILSDAKYAPLRVVAVVEPDSLPNLITNTSTAKCAEAQSTGAYTQGIQYALNKLHAISNVYNYLDIAHSAWLGWDSNFGPFVNLVKQVLQGTTAGVNSIDGFISDTANYTPLTEPNLPDPNLTVGGQQLKSATFYQWNPYFSEVPFATAMYNAFVSAGLPSGIGMLIDTSRNGWGGSARPSGASGSTVDSYVNSGRIDRRLHRGNWCNQSGAGLGVRPTASPAAHFDAYVWIKPPGESDGASSQIPNDEGKGFDQMCDPTFHGSQQANGGNLTGALPNAPLSGKWFEAQFEELVQNAYPPVQ; this is encoded by the coding sequence ATGAGGAGTGAATTCTGGTCCCCGAAGAGGAAGGTGCGGCTCGCCGCGGCTTCCTCGGTGACGGCCGCCGCGGTCGTCGCGGGGCTGCTGGTGGCCGGCGGCAGCCCGGCGACCGCCGCCACCGGGTGCAAGGTCACCTACACCGTCAACCAGTGGGACACCGGCTTCACCGCGAACCTCGCGGTGACCAACCTCGGCGACGCCCTCACGAGCTGGGACGTCCAGTGGGACTTCGCCGGCAACCAGCAGGTGCAGCAGGGCTGGAGCGCCACGTTCAGCCAGAGCGGCAAGCACGTGAGCGCGAAGAACCCCTCGTGGGGCGGCGCGCTCGGGTCGAACGCGACGGCGAGCTTCGGCTTCAACGGCTCGTACTCCGGCACGAACGCCGTGCCCGCGACGTTCACCCTGAACGGCGTCGTCTGCGACGGCACCACGGGTGGCCCGTCCACCACGCCGACGACCCCGACCACGCCGACCACCCCCACGACGCCCACGACCCCGACGGGACCGACCACGACGCCCCAGCCCGGGACCCACGTGGACAACCCGTACTCCGGGGCGAAGGGGTACGTCAACCCGGACTGGTCGTCGGAGGTGTCGGCCGCGGCCGCGGCCAAGGGCGGCACGCTCGGCACCCAGATGGCCAAGGTCGCCAACACCTCCACCGCCGTGTGGCTGGACCGGATCGCGGCGATCGAGGGCACGTCGAGCGCTCGCGGCCTGCGCGGGCACCTCGACGCGGCGCTGAGCCAGGCGAGCGGCGGGACGCCGGTGACGATCCAGATCGTCGTCTACGACCTGCCCAACCGCGACTGCGCGGCGCTGGCGTCCAACGGTGAGCTGCAGGCCGGCACGGACGGCCTGGCCCGCTACAAGAGCGAGTACATCGACCCGATCGCTTCGATCCTCTCGGACGCGAAGTACGCGCCGCTGCGGGTCGTCGCGGTCGTCGAACCGGACTCGCTGCCCAACCTGATCACCAACACCTCGACGGCCAAGTGCGCCGAAGCGCAGTCCACCGGGGCGTACACCCAGGGCATCCAGTACGCGCTGAACAAGCTGCACGCGATCTCCAACGTCTACAACTACCTGGACATCGCGCACTCGGCGTGGCTGGGCTGGGACAGCAACTTCGGCCCGTTCGTGAACCTGGTCAAGCAGGTGCTGCAGGGCACGACGGCCGGGGTGAACAGCATCGACGGCTTCATCAGCGACACGGCGAACTACACCCCGCTGACCGAGCCGAACCTGCCCGATCCGAACCTGACCGTCGGCGGGCAGCAGCTCAAGTCGGCGACGTTCTACCAGTGGAACCCGTACTTCTCGGAGGTTCCGTTCGCGACGGCGATGTACAACGCGTTCGTCTCCGCGGGCCTGCCGAGCGGCATCGGCATGCTGATCGACACCTCCCGCAACGGCTGGGGCGGCTCGGCCCGGCCGAGCGGCGCGTCGGGGTCCACTGTGGACAGCTACGTCAACTCCGGCCGGATCGACCGGCGGCTGCACCGCGGCAACTGGTGCAACCAGAGCGGAGCCGGGCTGGGCGTGCGGCCGACGGCCTCGCCGGCGGCGCACTTCGACGCCTACGTCTGGATCAAGCCGCCGGGTGAGTCCGACGGCGCGAGCTCGCAGATCCCGAACGACGAAGGCAAGGGTTTCGACCAGATGTGCGACCCGACCTTCCACGGCAGCCAGCAGGCCAACGGCGGCAACCTGACCGGTGCGCTGCCGAACGCGCCACTGTCCGGCAAGTGGTTCGAGGCCCAGTTCGAGGAACTGGTCCAGAACGCCTACCCGCCGGTGCAGTAA
- a CDS encoding lytic polysaccharide monooxygenase has translation MTRRRSTILAAVTVLLASLTAILLNTGTAEAHGAMMKPGSRTFLCWQDGLSSTGQIIPQNPACSAAVNTSGANSLYNWFAVLRSDGAGRTRGFIPDGKLCSGGNPNYAGFDQVGDWPLTHLTSGATFDFSYNAWAAHPGWFYTYVTKDGWNPNQPLTWDSLEDQPFLTIDHPPVTGQVGTVDGQYKWSGALPSNKSGRHIIYSVWKRSDSAETFYGCSDVTFDGGHGEVTGVKDPGTPTTTPTTPTSPPPPDGSCMAMYEITNAWSGGYQATVTVMNHGTTAYNGWQAGWTLPAGQTVGSVWNGTLSQSGSVVTVRNADWNGRVAPDGQTTFGLVVNATGSNPAQPSPTCQGS, from the coding sequence GTGACCAGGAGACGAAGTACGATCCTCGCCGCCGTCACCGTGCTGCTGGCGAGCCTGACCGCCATCCTGCTGAACACCGGGACGGCCGAGGCGCACGGCGCGATGATGAAACCGGGCAGCCGGACCTTCCTGTGCTGGCAGGACGGGCTCAGCTCGACCGGGCAGATCATCCCCCAGAACCCGGCCTGTTCGGCCGCGGTGAACACCAGCGGCGCCAACTCGCTGTACAACTGGTTCGCCGTGCTGCGCTCCGACGGCGCCGGGCGCACGCGCGGGTTCATCCCGGACGGGAAGCTGTGCTCCGGCGGCAACCCGAATTACGCCGGCTTCGACCAGGTCGGCGACTGGCCCCTGACCCACCTGACGTCCGGCGCGACGTTCGACTTCTCCTACAACGCGTGGGCCGCGCACCCCGGCTGGTTCTACACCTACGTCACGAAGGACGGCTGGAACCCGAACCAGCCGCTGACCTGGGACTCCCTGGAGGACCAGCCCTTCCTGACGATCGACCACCCGCCGGTGACCGGCCAGGTCGGCACGGTCGACGGCCAGTACAAGTGGTCCGGCGCGCTGCCGTCGAACAAGTCCGGCCGGCACATCATCTATTCGGTCTGGAAGCGCTCCGACAGCGCCGAGACGTTCTACGGCTGCTCTGACGTCACCTTCGACGGCGGCCACGGCGAAGTCACCGGCGTGAAGGACCCGGGTACGCCGACGACGACCCCGACCACGCCGACCAGTCCCCCGCCGCCGGACGGCTCGTGCATGGCGATGTACGAGATCACCAACGCGTGGAGCGGCGGCTACCAGGCCACGGTGACGGTGATGAACCACGGCACGACCGCGTACAACGGCTGGCAGGCGGGCTGGACACTGCCCGCGGGCCAGACGGTCGGCAGTGTCTGGAACGGCACGCTGAGCCAGTCCGGTTCGGTGGTGACGGTCCGCAATGCCGACTGGAACGGCCGGGTGGCCCCGGACGGCCAGACCACCTTCGGCCTGGTCGTCAACGCGACGGGCAGCAACCCGGCCCAGCCTTCGCCGACCTGCCAAGGAAGCTGA
- a CDS encoding GNAT family N-acetyltransferase has protein sequence MTDLAPLLGHPVRRPGPDDHLPVLAVLDTWWGGLGGEEGSRQRALLLPKLMFQHFTRSSFLVTGDDRIVAFLIGFLSPSRPAESYIHFVGVDPAERGRGLGAALYERFFAHSRENGRSVVRAITSPVNKGSHAFHTRMGFVTEPGPKEFEGLPVQPDYDGPGLDRLSFRKDL, from the coding sequence ATGACCGACCTCGCCCCGCTCCTCGGCCACCCCGTCCGCCGTCCCGGACCGGACGACCACCTGCCCGTGCTCGCCGTCCTGGACACCTGGTGGGGCGGGCTCGGTGGCGAAGAGGGCTCCCGTCAACGGGCCCTGCTCCTGCCGAAGCTCATGTTCCAGCACTTCACCCGCAGCAGCTTCCTGGTGACCGGCGACGACCGGATCGTCGCGTTCCTGATCGGGTTCCTCTCGCCGTCGCGGCCGGCCGAGAGCTACATCCACTTCGTCGGGGTCGATCCGGCCGAACGCGGGCGTGGCCTGGGCGCGGCGCTGTACGAGCGCTTCTTCGCCCACAGCCGCGAGAACGGGCGCTCGGTGGTGCGGGCGATCACGTCGCCGGTCAACAAGGGTTCGCACGCGTTCCACACCCGGATGGGGTTCGTCACCGAACCAGGACCGAAGGAGTTCGAGGGGTTGCCGGTCCAGCCCGACTACGACGGGCCGGGCCTGGACCGGCTGAGTTTCCGCAAGGATCTCTGA